The Brassica napus cultivar Da-Ae unplaced genomic scaffold, Da-Ae ScsIHWf_2155;HRSCAF=2808, whole genome shotgun sequence genome has a segment encoding these proteins:
- the LOC125600219 gene encoding DNA-directed RNA polymerase subunit beta'-like, protein MSGFEGGRSYSGPYPNFSFARPITKKPTFLRLRGSFEYEIQSWKYSIPLFFTTQGFDIFRNREISTGAGAIREQLADLDLRIIIENSLVEWKQLGEEGPTGNEWEDRKIVRRKDFLVRRMELAKHFIRTNIEPEWMILCLLPVLPPELRPIIQIEGGKLMSSDINELYRRVIYRNNTLTDLLTTSRSTPGELVMCQEKLVQEAVDTLLDNGIRGQPMRDGHNKVYKSFSDVIEGKEGRFRETLLGKRVDYSGRSVIVVGPSLSLHRCGLPREIAIELFQTFVIRGLIRQHLASNIGVAKSQIREKKPIVWEILQEVMQGHPVLLNRAPTLHRLGIQSFQPILVEGRTICLHPLVCKGFNADFDGDQMAVHVPLSLEAQAEARLLMFSHMNLLSPAIGDPISVPTQDMLIGLYVLTSGTRRGICANRYNPCNRKNYQNERIYETNYKYMKEPFFCNSYDAIGAYRQKRINLDSPLWLRWQLDQRVIASKEVPIEVHYESFGNYHEIYAHYLIVRSVKKQTFCIYIRTTVGHISFYREIEEAIQGFSQACSYDT, encoded by the coding sequence ATGTCCGGTTTTGAGGGGGGGAGATCATATAGTGGACCCTATCCCAATTTTTCTTTTGCTAGGCCCATAACGAAAAAACCTACTTTCTTACGATTAcgaggttcatttgaatatgAAATTCAATCCTGGAAATACAGCATCCCACTTTTTTTTACTACTCAAGGTTTCGATATATTTAGAAATCGAGAAATTTCTACTGGGGCGGGTGCTATCCGAGAACAATTAGCCGATTTAGATTTGCGAATTATTATAGAAAATTCGTTGGTAGAATGGAAACAATTAGGAGAAGAAGGTCCCACGGGGAATGAATGGGAAGATCGAAAAATTGTAAGAAGAAAAGATTTTTTAGTTAGACGTATGGAATTAGCTAAGCATTTTATTCGAACAAATATAGAACCGGAATGGATGATTTTATGTCTCTTACCGGTTCTGCCTCCCGAGTTGAGACCCATCATTCAGATAGAAGGGGGTAAACTGATGAGTTCAGATATTAATGAACTCTATAGAAGAGTTATCTATCGGAACAATACTCTTACTGATCTATTAACAACAAGTAGATCTACACCAGGGGAATTAGTAATGTGTCAGGAAAAATTGGTACAAGAAGCCGTGGATACACTTCTTGATAATGGAATCCGTGGACAACCCATGAGGGATGGTCATAATAAGGTTTACAAGTCATTTTCAGATGTAATTGAAGGAAAAGAGGGAAGATTTCGCGAGACTCTGCTTGGCAAACGGGTCGATTATTCGGGGCGTTCGGTGATTGTCGTTGGACCCTCACTTTCATTACATCGCTGTGGATTGCCTCGCGAAATAGCAATAGAGCTCTTCCAGACATTTGTAATTCGTGGTCTAATTAGACAACATCTGGCTTCGAACATAGGAGTTGCTAAGAGTCAAATTCGTGAAAAAAAGCCGATTGTCTGGGAAATCCTTCAAGAAGTTATGCAGGGGCATCCCGTATTACTGAATAGAGCACCTACTCTACATAGATTAGGCATACAGTCATTCCAACCCATTTTAGTGGAAGGACGCACTATTTGTTTACATCCATTAGTTTGTAAGGGGTTCAATGCAGACTTTGATGGGGATCAAATGGCTGTTCATGTGCCTTTATCTTTAGAAGCTCAAGCAGAGGCTCGTTTACTTATGTTTTCTCATATGAATCTCTTATCTCCAGCTATTGGAGATCCCATTTCTGTACCGACTCAAGATATGCTGATTGGACTCTATGTATTAACGAGCGGCACTCGTCGAGGTATTTGTGCAAACAGATATAATCCATGTAATCGaaaaaactatcaaaatgaAAGAATTTACGAAACAAACTATAAGTATATGAAAGAACCCTTTTTTTGCAATTCCTATGATGCAATTGGAGCTTATCGGCAGAAAAGAATCAATTTAGATAGTCCTTTGTGGCTTCGGTGGCAATTAGATCAACGCGTTATTGCTTCAAAAGAAGTTCCTATCGAAGTTCACTATGAATCTTTTGGTAACTATCATGAGATTTATGCACACTATCTGATAGTAAGAAgtgtaaaaaaacaaactttttgtatatatattcgaACCACAGTTGgtcatatttctttttatcGAGAAATCGAGGAAGCTATACAAGGTTTTTCTCAAGCTTGTTCATATGATACCTAA